A single region of the Bacillota bacterium genome encodes:
- a CDS encoding LytTR family transcriptional regulator, with the protein MSSLITDKKQKVSLVCGGEQILLDQDEIVMCCIRGKQIKIYMKDGKVYTCYGNLKKIGQKLTEGSFFRSHKSYLVNVSFIEKITSQYGEREIEFNCIRERAALSRRKAKELKKLLE; encoded by the coding sequence TTGTCCTCTTTAATTACGGATAAAAAGCAAAAAGTTTCTCTTGTATGTGGCGGAGAACAGATTTTGCTTGATCAGGACGAAATAGTGATGTGTTGCATAAGAGGTAAACAGATAAAAATTTATATGAAAGACGGCAAAGTTTACACCTGTTACGGCAACCTGAAAAAGATAGGGCAAAAGCTTACCGAAGGCAGTTTTTTCAGGAGTCATAAATCCTACCTGGTAAACGTCAGCTTTATAGAGAAGATTACCAGCCAATATGGAGAAAGGGAAATAGAATTCAATTGCATAAGAGAAAGAGCAGCGCTCAGTAGGAGAAAGGCAAAAGAGTTAAAGAAGCTGCTTGAATAA